In Nicotiana tabacum cultivar K326 chromosome 11, ASM71507v2, whole genome shotgun sequence, a single window of DNA contains:
- the LOC107760728 gene encoding delta(8)-fatty-acid desaturase-like: protein MSDEKKYITAEELKKHNKQDDLWISIQGKVYNVTDWVKEHPGGDIPIRSLAGQEATDAFIAFHPGTAWKYLDKFFTGYYLQDYQVSEVSKDYRKLCSEFAKAGMFEKKGHGVIYSLCFVTLLLTMSFSGVLLSNNFWIHMFSGALLGLSWMQISYLGHDSGHYLIMTTRGFNKLAQILTGNCLTGISIAWWKWTHNAHHVACNSLDHDPDLQHLPVFAVSSTFFKSLNSYFYGRELTFDSAAKFFVSYQHFTYYPIMCVARVNLFVQTLLLLFSKRKVPDRGLNILGILVFWTWFPLLVSTLPNWTERVLFVLISFCVTSLQHIQFTLNHFAADVYVGQPEGNDWFEKQTSGTIDIACSSWMDWFYGGLQFQLEHHLFPRLPRCHLRKVSPIVQDLCKKHKLPYRSLSFYEANVWTIRTLKTAAMQARGLLWEAVNTHG from the exons ATGAGTGATGAAAAGAAGTACATTACGGCTGAGGAGTTAAAGAAACATAATAAGCAAGATGATTTGTGGATTTCAATTCAAGGGAAAGTTTATAATGTAACAGATTGGGTGAAAGAACATCCTGGTGGTGATATTCCTATTCGTAGTTTGGCTGGACAAGAAGCAACTGATGCATTCATTGCTTTTCATCCAG GTACTGCTTGGAAATATCTTGACAAATTCTTTACTGGATATTATCTTCAAGATTACCAAGTTTCAGAGGTGTCTAAAGATTACAGGAAACTCTGTTCTGAATTTGCAAAAGCTGGaatgtttgaaaagaaaggaCATGGGGTGATTTACTCCTTATGTTTTGTGACATTGTTACTCACAATGAGTTTCTCTGGTGTTCTTTTGAGTAACAATTTCTGGATTCACATGTTTTCTGGTGCACTATTGGGACTTTCTTGGATGCAAATCTCTTACTTAGGTCATGATTCTGGGCATTACTTAATCATGACAACTCGCGGATTCAACAAATTAGCACAGATTCTTACTGGCAACTGTCTCACTGGAATTAGCATTGCTTGGTGGAAATGGACTCATAACGCGCACCATGTCGCGTGCAATAGTCTTGATCATGACCCTGATCTTCAACATTTGCCAGTTTTCGCTGTCTCTTCAACGTTTTTCAAATCGTTGAATTCTTACTTTTATGGAAGAGAACTCACATTTGATTCCGCGGCTAAATTTTTCGTGAGTTACCAACATTTTACATACTACCCTATCATGTGTGTAGCAAGAGTGAATCTATTTGTCCAAACATTATTACTATTGTTCTCAAAGAGGAAAGTGCCAGATAGAGGTTTAAACATATtgggaattcttgttttttggactTGGTTTCCTCTTCTTGTTAGCACATTGCCTAATTGGACAGAAAGGGTGTTATTTGTGCTAATAAGTTTCTGTGTAACATCACTACAACACATTCAATTCACACTTAACCATTTTGCTGCTGATGTTTATGTTGGACAACCAGAAGGGAATGATTGGTTTGAGAAACAAACAAGTGGAACGATCGATATCGCGTGTTCTTCTTGGATGGATTGGTTCTATGGAGGATTGCAATTTCAACTTGAACATCATTTGTTTCCAAGATTGCCTAGATGTCATTTAAGGAAAGTGTCTCCAATTGTTCAAGATTTATGCAAAAAACATAAGTTGCCATATAGGAGTTTGTCATTTTATGAGGCTAATGTTTGGACAATAAGGACTCTTAAAACAGCAGCAATGCAGGCTAGAGGTCTGCTTTGGGAAGCTGTTAATACTCATGGCTAA
- the LOC107764473 gene encoding WRKY transcription factor 22-like, translated as MEADWDLHAVVRGCATAAATNTTTSSSSSSSSTITTISNSTNVHQVDNFICFQDSFEPKFDTTNVVQELYNLYEPFVIGELQDLSIHQTLKQQQKLHNHQLITGLIQPKHFTSSKSSASRRISHAQMSPRIQKRKNKLKKVCQVPAEAMSSDKWAWRKYGQKPIKGSPYPRGYYKCSSSKGCLARKQVDRNRSDPNMFNITYTSEHNHPMPTHRSSLAGIARQKPVNSKASSAGDTNKPTTSSPACLSPVPENQECSKEDKEDSFN; from the exons ATGGAAGCAGATTGGGACCTACACGCGGTGGTCAGAGGCTGCGCCACCGCCGCTGCAACCAacaccaccacctcctcctcctcaagCAGCAGTAGCACAATTACTACTATTTCTAACTCTACAAATGTTCATCAAGTTGACAACTTTATCTGTTTTCAAGATTCATTTGAGCCAAAATTTGATACCACAAATGTTGTTCAAGAATTGTATAATCTTTACGAGCCTTTTGTTATTGGAGAATTGCAAGATCTATCAATCCATCAAACACTAAAACAGCAGCAAAAACTACACAATCATCAGCTTATTACAGGACTAATTCAGCCTAAGCATTTCACAAGTAGTAAATCTAGTGCCTCTCGTCGTATTTCACATGCTCAGATGAGTCCAAGAATCCAAAAAAG GAAGAACAAGCTGAAGAAGGTATGCCAAGTACCTGCTGAGGCTATGTCGTCAGACAAATGGGCTTGGAGAAAATATGGGCAAAAACCCATCAAAGGTTCCCCATACCCTAG GGGATATTACAAATGTAGCAGCTCAAAGGGTTGTTTGGCCCGAAAACAAGTGGATCGAAATAGATCCGACCCTAACATGTTCAATATCACCTACACTTCAGAACACAACCACCCTATGCCTACTCACCGGAGTTCCCTCGCCGGAATCGCCCGTCAGAAACCGGTGAACTCAAAAGCCAGCTCTGCAGGTGACACTAACAAACCCACCACCTCATCACCGGCGTGCCTCTCTCCGGTACCGGAAAATCAAGAATGCAGTAAAGAAGACAAAGAAGATAGTTTTAATTAG